A single Stigmatopora argus isolate UIUO_Sarg chromosome 7, RoL_Sarg_1.0, whole genome shotgun sequence DNA region contains:
- the LOC144077499 gene encoding axin-1-like isoform X2 codes for MSVVRDLHGIGFRGGGGGGGVVAQLSAPAHFTEDAPRPPVPGEEGSDVEPPAQSAATRPGAPSQTFPLSISAKMADSSGYAPTSSSSATPRRPDLDLGYEPEGSASPTPPYLKWAESLHSLLDDQEGIQLFRNFLCQEGCADLLDFWFACSGFRKTSTEKRPKLAKAIYKKYIVDGGGIVSRQIKPATKSFIRDCVGRPHPDPAMFEQAQTEIQATMEENTYPLFLKSDLYLEYTRTGGESPKLNPSDQSPSSGPAKPVPGCLPTLTEDEEWRCGSGQREVEQEKECGDTPAGMLTHSLLMQTVPQRTSNNRRRQDTREYRPLREPVNPYYANMGYARAPATSANDSEQQSMSSDADTLSLTDSSVDGIPPYRYRKQHRKEMHESAKANGRVPLPHIPRTYRMPKDIHVEPERFAAELIRRLEMVLRERDAEERLEERLKRVRLEEEGDEADISVAASMSSHTLTLPLPSTFPPLYGAHYSETTANTVAVTTYGGLVAMEDSHDDDPESILDDHVQRVMKTPGCQSPGATNVAVGGRQTPPKSSRSPDGGTGPPHYPTHRVGGHSLPAPGVKGMHHHKQLYHHRGREGQDEAGSRSQPNLPWNGKAAAQYAARSRNYADGAGSGGTVDGIGYNKGSTLSRRGKKTTEVSGKGDDFGRGMDAQVPLEDLERNQKILQWMMEGDRQRKSSHGGSTSSSRRTGGSSESPRPTSVERPGAVHPWVSAQLRNNPSSVSPALMAHPSSVAPTQVQPSHPFIQDPAMPPNPAPNPLTQLEEARRRLEEERCRVAMQQAKQRHKSGKRQVCENMTVAYYFCGEPIPYRTSVKGRVVTLGQFKELLTKKGHYRFYFKKVSDEFDCGVVFEEVRDDDAILPIFEEKIIGKVEKVD; via the exons ATGAGCGTTGTCAGGGACTTACACGGGATTGGCTTtagaggcggcggcggtggcggcggggtTGTGGCCCAGCTGAGCGCCCCGGCCCACTTCACGGAGGATGCCCCGCGTCCGCCGGTCCCCGGCGAGGAGGGCTCGGACGTGGAGCCGCCCGCGCAGTCGGCGGCCACCCGTCCGGGCGCGCCGTCGCAAACTTTTCCGCTCTCCATATCCGCCAAGATGGCCGACTCTTCCGGCTACGCGCCCACCTCCTCGTCATCGGCGACGCCGCGCCGTCCCGACCTGGACCTGGGCTACGAACCGGAGGGCTCGGCATCGCCAACGCCTCCCTACCTGAAGTGGGCCGAGTCGCTCCACTCGCTGCTGGACGACCAGGAGGGCATCCAGCTGTTTCGCAACTTCCTCTGCCAGGAAGGCTGCGCCGATTTGTTGGATTTTTGGTTCGCTTGCTCGGGATTCCGCAAGACGAGTACGGAGAAGCGGCCTAAGCTGGCCAAGGCCATATATAAGAAGTACATTGTGGACGGCGGCGGCATCGTCTCCAGGCAGATCAAGCCGGCCACCAAGAGTTTCATACGAGACTGCGTGGGGAGGCCGCATCCTGACCCCGCAATGTTTGAGCAG GCCCAGACAGAGATCCAGGCCACAATGGAGGAAAACACTTACCCACTGTTCCTCAAGTCGGACCTTTACTTGGAGTACACGCGCACTGGCGGCGAGAGCCCCAAGCTGAATCCCAGCGACCAGAGCCCGTCGTCAGGGCCCGCCAAGCCTGTGCCGGGCTGCTTGCCCACTCTAACGGAAGATGAGGAGTGGAG GTGCGGGAGTGGGCAGAGAGAAGTGGAGCAAGAGAAGGAGTGTGGGGACACGCCAGCGGGGATGCTAACTCACAGCCTGCTAATGCAGACTGTACCGCAGAGGACCTCCAACAATAGGCGGCGGCAAGACACCAGGGAGTACAG GCCCTTGAGAGAGCCAGTGAACCCTTACTACGCTAACATGGGTTACGCCCGCGCCCCCGCCACCAGTGCCAACGATAGTGAGCAGCAGAGCATGTCTAGTGACGCTGACACGCTGTCGCTGACCGACAGCAGCGT AGATGGTATTCCTCCTTACCGATATCGGAAGCAGCATCGCAAGGAGATGCATGAAAGCGCCAAAGCTAACGGACGTGTGCCCCTACCTCATATACCT CGCACGTATCGCATGCCAAAGGACATCCACGTAGAGCCCGAAAGGTTTGCAGCCGAGCTCATCAGGCGGCTGGAGATGGTTCTCCGGGAACGGGACGCCGAGGAGCGGCTGGAAGAGAGATTGAAAAGAGTCCGATTG GAAGAAGAGGGGGACGAAGCTGACATCTCTGTCGCCGCGTCCATGTCGTCACACACCCTGACCCTCCCTCTCCCGTCGACTTTCCCACCCCTCTACGGAGCCCATTACTCGGAGACCACTGCTAACACGGTGGCGGTCACCACCTACGGCGGTCTGGTGGCCATGGAGGACTCGCACGATGACGACCCGGAGTCTATTTTGGACGACCACGTGCAACGGGTGATGAAGACACCGGGTTGCCAGTCGCCGGGCGCCACCAACGTGGCGGTTGGCGGCCGTCAGACGCCGCCCAAGTCGTCGCGGTCGCCCGACGGGGGCACCGGACCTCCTCACTACCCGACGCACAGAGTGGGAGGACACAGTCTGCCTGCTCCCGGGGTCAAAG gtATGCATCACCACAAGCAGTTATACCACCACAGAGGGAGAGAAGGCCAGGATGAGGCGGGGTCCAGGTCGCAGCCCAACCTCCCCTGGAACGGCAAGGCAGCCGCTCAGTACGCGGCCAGGAGTCGGAACTACGCCGACGGTGCCGGTTCCGGCGGCACCGTGGATGGAATAGGCTACAA TAAAGGAAGTACCCTGTCGAGGCGAGGCAAGAAAACCACAGAGGTGTCGGGTAAGGGCGACGACTTTGGCCGTGGGATGGACGCACAGGTGCCACTGGAGGACCTGGAGAGGAACCAAAAGATCCTCCAGTGGATGATGGAGGGAGACAGGCAGAGGAAAAGCTCCCATGG CGGGAGCACCAGCAGTTCCAGGCGAACTGGGGGCAGTAGCGAGTCGCCGCGGCCCACTTCGGTGGAGCGCCCGGGTGCCGTCCACCCGTGGGTGTCTGCTCAGTTACGCAACAACCCTTCCTCGGTGTCACCTGCCCTCATGGCGCACCCCTCCTCGGTGGCGCCTACGCAGGTGCAGCCCTCTCATCCCTTCATCCAGGACCCCGCCATGCCACCCAACCCGGCGCCAAACCCTCTCACTCAGCTGGAGGAGGCCCGGCGCCGGCTAGAGGAGGAGCGTTGCAGGGTGGCCATGCAGCAGGCTAAACAAAG gcACAAATCTGGAAAGCGGCAAGTGTGCGAGAACATGACGGTGGCCTACTATTTCTGCGGAGAGCCCATCCCGTACCGGACCTCCGTCAAAGGCCGAGTGGTGACTTTAGGCCAGTTCAAGGAGCTGCTCACCAAAAAGGGGCACTACAG GTTTTACTTCAAGAAGGTGAGCGACGAGTTTGACTGCGGCGTGGTGTTCGAGGAGGTGCGCGACGACGACGCCATCCTCCCCATCTTCGAGGAGAAGATCATCGGAAAGGTGGAGAAGGTAGACTGA
- the LOC144077499 gene encoding axin-1-like isoform X1 encodes MSVVRDLHGIGFRGGGGGGGVVAQLSAPAHFTEDAPRPPVPGEEGSDVEPPAQSAATRPGAPSQTFPLSISAKMADSSGYAPTSSSSATPRRPDLDLGYEPEGSASPTPPYLKWAESLHSLLDDQEGIQLFRNFLCQEGCADLLDFWFACSGFRKTSTEKRPKLAKAIYKKYIVDGGGIVSRQIKPATKSFIRDCVGRPHPDPAMFEQAQTEIQATMEENTYPLFLKSDLYLEYTRTGGESPKLNPSDQSPSSGPAKPVPGCLPTLTEDEEWRCGSGQREVEQEKECGDTPAGMLTHSLLMQTVPQRTSNNRRRQDTREYRPLREPVNPYYANMGYARAPATSANDSEQQSMSSDADTLSLTDSSVDGIPPYRYRKQHRKEMHESAKANGRVPLPHIPRTYRMPKDIHVEPERFAAELIRRLEMVLRERDAEERLEERLKRVRLEEEGDEADISVAASMSSHTLTLPLPSTFPPLYGAHYSETTANTVAVTTYGGLVAMEDSHDDDPESILDDHVQRVMKTPGCQSPGATNVAVGGRQTPPKSSRSPDGGTGPPHYPTHRVGGHSLPAPGVKGMHHHKQLYHHRGREGQDEAGSRSQPNLPWNGKAAAQYAARSRNYADGAGSGGTVDGIGYNSKGSTLSRRGKKTTEVSGKGDDFGRGMDAQVPLEDLERNQKILQWMMEGDRQRKSSHGGSTSSSRRTGGSSESPRPTSVERPGAVHPWVSAQLRNNPSSVSPALMAHPSSVAPTQVQPSHPFIQDPAMPPNPAPNPLTQLEEARRRLEEERCRVAMQQAKQRHKSGKRQVCENMTVAYYFCGEPIPYRTSVKGRVVTLGQFKELLTKKGHYRFYFKKVSDEFDCGVVFEEVRDDDAILPIFEEKIIGKVEKVD; translated from the exons ATGAGCGTTGTCAGGGACTTACACGGGATTGGCTTtagaggcggcggcggtggcggcggggtTGTGGCCCAGCTGAGCGCCCCGGCCCACTTCACGGAGGATGCCCCGCGTCCGCCGGTCCCCGGCGAGGAGGGCTCGGACGTGGAGCCGCCCGCGCAGTCGGCGGCCACCCGTCCGGGCGCGCCGTCGCAAACTTTTCCGCTCTCCATATCCGCCAAGATGGCCGACTCTTCCGGCTACGCGCCCACCTCCTCGTCATCGGCGACGCCGCGCCGTCCCGACCTGGACCTGGGCTACGAACCGGAGGGCTCGGCATCGCCAACGCCTCCCTACCTGAAGTGGGCCGAGTCGCTCCACTCGCTGCTGGACGACCAGGAGGGCATCCAGCTGTTTCGCAACTTCCTCTGCCAGGAAGGCTGCGCCGATTTGTTGGATTTTTGGTTCGCTTGCTCGGGATTCCGCAAGACGAGTACGGAGAAGCGGCCTAAGCTGGCCAAGGCCATATATAAGAAGTACATTGTGGACGGCGGCGGCATCGTCTCCAGGCAGATCAAGCCGGCCACCAAGAGTTTCATACGAGACTGCGTGGGGAGGCCGCATCCTGACCCCGCAATGTTTGAGCAG GCCCAGACAGAGATCCAGGCCACAATGGAGGAAAACACTTACCCACTGTTCCTCAAGTCGGACCTTTACTTGGAGTACACGCGCACTGGCGGCGAGAGCCCCAAGCTGAATCCCAGCGACCAGAGCCCGTCGTCAGGGCCCGCCAAGCCTGTGCCGGGCTGCTTGCCCACTCTAACGGAAGATGAGGAGTGGAG GTGCGGGAGTGGGCAGAGAGAAGTGGAGCAAGAGAAGGAGTGTGGGGACACGCCAGCGGGGATGCTAACTCACAGCCTGCTAATGCAGACTGTACCGCAGAGGACCTCCAACAATAGGCGGCGGCAAGACACCAGGGAGTACAG GCCCTTGAGAGAGCCAGTGAACCCTTACTACGCTAACATGGGTTACGCCCGCGCCCCCGCCACCAGTGCCAACGATAGTGAGCAGCAGAGCATGTCTAGTGACGCTGACACGCTGTCGCTGACCGACAGCAGCGT AGATGGTATTCCTCCTTACCGATATCGGAAGCAGCATCGCAAGGAGATGCATGAAAGCGCCAAAGCTAACGGACGTGTGCCCCTACCTCATATACCT CGCACGTATCGCATGCCAAAGGACATCCACGTAGAGCCCGAAAGGTTTGCAGCCGAGCTCATCAGGCGGCTGGAGATGGTTCTCCGGGAACGGGACGCCGAGGAGCGGCTGGAAGAGAGATTGAAAAGAGTCCGATTG GAAGAAGAGGGGGACGAAGCTGACATCTCTGTCGCCGCGTCCATGTCGTCACACACCCTGACCCTCCCTCTCCCGTCGACTTTCCCACCCCTCTACGGAGCCCATTACTCGGAGACCACTGCTAACACGGTGGCGGTCACCACCTACGGCGGTCTGGTGGCCATGGAGGACTCGCACGATGACGACCCGGAGTCTATTTTGGACGACCACGTGCAACGGGTGATGAAGACACCGGGTTGCCAGTCGCCGGGCGCCACCAACGTGGCGGTTGGCGGCCGTCAGACGCCGCCCAAGTCGTCGCGGTCGCCCGACGGGGGCACCGGACCTCCTCACTACCCGACGCACAGAGTGGGAGGACACAGTCTGCCTGCTCCCGGGGTCAAAG gtATGCATCACCACAAGCAGTTATACCACCACAGAGGGAGAGAAGGCCAGGATGAGGCGGGGTCCAGGTCGCAGCCCAACCTCCCCTGGAACGGCAAGGCAGCCGCTCAGTACGCGGCCAGGAGTCGGAACTACGCCGACGGTGCCGGTTCCGGCGGCACCGTGGATGGAATAGGCTACAA TAGTAAAGGAAGTACCCTGTCGAGGCGAGGCAAGAAAACCACAGAGGTGTCGGGTAAGGGCGACGACTTTGGCCGTGGGATGGACGCACAGGTGCCACTGGAGGACCTGGAGAGGAACCAAAAGATCCTCCAGTGGATGATGGAGGGAGACAGGCAGAGGAAAAGCTCCCATGG CGGGAGCACCAGCAGTTCCAGGCGAACTGGGGGCAGTAGCGAGTCGCCGCGGCCCACTTCGGTGGAGCGCCCGGGTGCCGTCCACCCGTGGGTGTCTGCTCAGTTACGCAACAACCCTTCCTCGGTGTCACCTGCCCTCATGGCGCACCCCTCCTCGGTGGCGCCTACGCAGGTGCAGCCCTCTCATCCCTTCATCCAGGACCCCGCCATGCCACCCAACCCGGCGCCAAACCCTCTCACTCAGCTGGAGGAGGCCCGGCGCCGGCTAGAGGAGGAGCGTTGCAGGGTGGCCATGCAGCAGGCTAAACAAAG gcACAAATCTGGAAAGCGGCAAGTGTGCGAGAACATGACGGTGGCCTACTATTTCTGCGGAGAGCCCATCCCGTACCGGACCTCCGTCAAAGGCCGAGTGGTGACTTTAGGCCAGTTCAAGGAGCTGCTCACCAAAAAGGGGCACTACAG GTTTTACTTCAAGAAGGTGAGCGACGAGTTTGACTGCGGCGTGGTGTTCGAGGAGGTGCGCGACGACGACGCCATCCTCCCCATCTTCGAGGAGAAGATCATCGGAAAGGTGGAGAAGGTAGACTGA